A single window of Paenibacillus sp. SYP-B4298 DNA harbors:
- a CDS encoding nucleotidyltransferase domain-containing protein yields MSATTIEARIQAALRQIEQEEQVRIVYACESGSRAWGFPSQDSDYDVRFLYIRPVRSYLSIFERRDVIERPIDDLLDINGWDLRKALLLFRKSNPPLMEWLQSPIRYVEVGGCAERLRMLSEQIFSPRAAMYHYLHMAQGNFRDYLRDDQVRLKKYFYVLRPLLACGWMERNGTLPPLDFGELCEALVERGSELRLALDQLLQRKLAGEELSQGARIEPIHAYIEEKLHHYAQLAGDMSGSPVQADEQLDTLFQETIQAMWT; encoded by the coding sequence ATGTCTGCAACTACGATCGAAGCACGCATTCAAGCGGCGCTGCGGCAAATTGAACAGGAGGAGCAAGTACGCATCGTCTACGCCTGTGAATCCGGCAGCCGTGCCTGGGGCTTCCCGTCGCAGGACAGTGATTACGATGTCCGTTTTCTCTATATTAGACCGGTGAGGAGCTATTTGTCGATCTTTGAACGCCGGGATGTCATCGAGCGTCCGATCGATGATCTTCTGGATATAAATGGGTGGGACCTGCGCAAGGCGTTGCTGCTTTTCCGCAAGAGCAATCCACCGTTGATGGAGTGGCTGCAATCGCCGATTCGCTATGTTGAGGTGGGAGGATGTGCGGAGCGGCTGCGCATGCTGTCTGAGCAGATATTCTCTCCGAGGGCGGCGATGTATCATTACTTGCATATGGCACAGGGGAATTTCCGTGATTATCTGCGAGACGATCAGGTGAGGCTCAAAAAGTATTTCTACGTGCTGCGCCCGCTGCTGGCTTGCGGGTGGATGGAGCGCAACGGAACGTTGCCACCGCTTGACTTTGGCGAGCTATGCGAGGCTTTGGTGGAGCGAGGCAGCGAGCTGAGGCTTGCGCTTGATCAGCTCCTGCAGCGCAAGCTCGCAGGCGAGGAGCTGAGTCAGGGCGCGCGCATTGAGCCGATTCATGCCTATATAGAGGAGAAGCTCCATCATTACGCACAGCTTGCTGGTGATATGAGCGGCTCGCCAGTCCAGGCGGATGAGCAGCTCGATACGTTGTTCCAGGAGACCATCCAGGCCATGTGGACGTAG
- a CDS encoding WYL domain-containing protein, which produces MSLFEKVFNYQLFSRLDEAGAYTITSQERSWLKSMLADPIAAGAFEAGTLAKLQTLLQQEPDNHLPLHIMEKAKSAQGAVFHPQLRTLRHIIMRRQGIRMICRLRDGQMTREQQGFPYKLEYSMVKREWSLLWLRTRGRRSLMATRLDHIVSLHEVALPADRADQWAEWITRTLQQRKQQAVLEVPPLYNPELSRILYAFSCFEKTVDYNAEHRTYRITLLFPGNEAEYVLSKIRFLGMRVRVIEGDYFKRRMLEAAAKSLARYGLIMPAAAEAASAASAPDS; this is translated from the coding sequence ATGAGTCTGTTCGAGAAGGTATTTAATTACCAGTTATTTTCCCGACTGGACGAGGCTGGCGCATATACGATCACCTCGCAGGAGCGCTCTTGGCTGAAATCGATGCTTGCCGACCCTATCGCCGCAGGCGCCTTCGAAGCTGGAACATTGGCTAAGCTACAGACACTTCTGCAGCAGGAGCCGGACAATCACCTGCCGCTTCACATCATGGAGAAGGCCAAGAGCGCTCAGGGCGCGGTCTTCCATCCGCAGCTCCGAACGCTCCGCCATATCATTATGCGTCGCCAAGGGATCAGGATGATCTGCCGTCTGCGCGATGGACAGATGACAAGAGAGCAGCAGGGCTTTCCCTATAAGCTGGAATATTCCATGGTCAAGCGGGAATGGTCGCTGCTGTGGCTACGTACCCGCGGGAGACGGTCGCTGATGGCGACCAGGCTGGATCATATCGTGTCGCTCCATGAGGTCGCCCTGCCCGCAGACCGTGCCGATCAATGGGCCGAGTGGATCACCCGCACCCTGCAACAGCGCAAGCAGCAGGCGGTGCTGGAGGTGCCTCCCCTCTACAACCCGGAGCTGTCCCGCATCCTGTATGCCTTCTCCTGCTTCGAGAAGACGGTAGATTACAATGCGGAGCATCGCACCTATCGCATCACCCTGCTGTTCCCAGGCAATGAGGCCGAATATGTACTCTCCAAAATCCGCTTCCTCGGGATGCGCGTGCGCGTCATTGAGGGCGATTATTTCAAGCGGCGGATGCTGGAGGCGGCCGCCAAGTCGCTGGCACGCTATGGACTCATTATGCCAGCGGCTGCCGAAGCCGCCTCCGCCGCCTCTGCCCCTGACAGTTAA
- a CDS encoding helix-turn-helix transcriptional regulator yields MAKESFDKEIQFLRLLALTGGAYNRQQYAQRLGISVHTFDKTLRRLKDIVQTIHSPQELPGQPGRDLAEQLQFRYYESADPILLFLFRARSLKESESHRLSLLVAALQEAPLTALELLEQCCAELPAELTAPDEKTIRTDLKYLEEVGVIRKTDSTRPYRYELDRRIVTTLTPDEQLDLYDFVDIMANTQIPSVQGYLLRESLKKALRAHDETAPGWNETLWYKYHYHSRILDEAHLPMVIQAIEQRRRLRFLYFSPKSAKSYASQNTNPLFERESKGYQEMVLPLRVVYDHQYGRWYLLGFNGRRGIMKFRMEGLTQIEEASPVTEEFFAYKQAELVEKMRYSWLIDTGVPVRVRVRFFNPLPEPGGHNFVKNRVLLQGQWGTITEEDEDGFLYEITVNGITEIKPWLRSFGSSCEVLEPRELRNQLIEEWKELYTYYESVREGI; encoded by the coding sequence ATGGCTAAGGAAAGCTTTGATAAGGAGATTCAGTTCCTGCGGCTGCTGGCCTTGACCGGCGGGGCCTACAACAGGCAGCAATATGCGCAGCGGCTCGGCATCTCCGTACATACATTTGACAAGACGCTGCGGCGGCTCAAGGATATCGTTCAGACCATCCATAGCCCGCAGGAGCTGCCCGGACAGCCAGGACGGGACCTGGCGGAGCAACTGCAATTCCGCTATTACGAATCGGCTGATCCGATCCTGCTGTTCCTGTTCCGCGCCCGGTCGCTCAAGGAATCGGAGAGCCATCGGCTGTCGTTGCTCGTTGCCGCACTGCAGGAGGCTCCGCTGACCGCGTTGGAGCTGCTGGAGCAATGCTGTGCCGAGCTTCCCGCCGAGCTGACCGCGCCGGATGAGAAGACGATCCGAACCGATCTGAAATATCTAGAGGAGGTCGGGGTCATACGCAAGACGGACAGCACGCGCCCCTATCGGTATGAGCTGGATCGGCGGATCGTTACGACCCTGACGCCTGATGAGCAGCTTGATTTGTACGATTTCGTTGATATCATGGCGAACACGCAGATTCCATCCGTTCAGGGCTATCTGCTGCGCGAGAGCTTGAAGAAGGCGCTGCGCGCCCATGATGAGACCGCCCCCGGCTGGAATGAGACGCTCTGGTACAAGTACCATTACCACTCTCGTATTCTCGACGAGGCTCATCTTCCGATGGTCATCCAGGCGATCGAGCAGCGCAGGCGGCTTCGTTTTCTCTATTTTTCACCCAAGTCTGCCAAGAGCTACGCCTCGCAGAATACAAACCCGCTTTTCGAGCGGGAGAGCAAGGGATATCAGGAGATGGTACTGCCGCTCCGGGTTGTCTATGACCATCAGTATGGACGCTGGTATCTGCTCGGCTTCAACGGCCGCCGAGGCATCATGAAGTTTCGGATGGAGGGACTGACCCAGATCGAGGAAGCGTCTCCCGTCACTGAAGAGTTCTTCGCGTACAAGCAGGCAGAGCTTGTGGAGAAGATGCGCTATAGCTGGCTGATTGACACGGGTGTGCCAGTGCGCGTTCGGGTGAGGTTTTTCAATCCGCTGCCTGAGCCCGGCGGACATAACTTCGTGAAGAACCGGGTGCTGCTGCAGGGACAATGGGGAACCATTACGGAGGAGGACGAGGACGGCTTCCTCTACGAAATTACCGTGAATGGCATCACTGAAATCAAGCCGTGGCTGCGCAGCTTCGGATCTAGCTGCGAGGTGCTGGAGCCGCGCGAGCTGCGCAATCAACTGATCGAGGAATGGAAGGAGCTGTATACCTACTATGAGTCTGTTCGAGAAGGTATTTAA
- a CDS encoding acyltransferase — protein sequence MGTATTPLRRDNIPQLQIVRALCIIAVLCVHSTSFATLNMKESGYFFAYNFVNIFMKYGTPSFIFLSSFVLFYNYYERPMTKELVGGFYRKRLKYILVPYFMFSVMYYIISYILNNRDLGVIETLQHFGIQLLTGKAWTHLYFVFINSQFYLFFPIALLLLKSSRTLLKWSVPIGLAIQWGFVFMNKFYWQVKYPGSWMFSYMSYFMLGAFLGSFFPQIKEWIIASRENATVPRVIFWVVLWAAWLTAALSHVNIYYQSRLYGTSYNTTLYEFLWNAHTYLGTVVLLQIAFFVYRHCSPVLVKWISQLGALSFGIYLIHPFFNLIYRNFPPTTGNSMLIHLWYVGGFFFALIPSWIVVSLVIRYVPFSWMIFGNSPARKPKAQTG from the coding sequence TTGGGTACTGCCACAACACCGCTGCGCAGAGACAATATTCCGCAGTTGCAGATTGTTAGAGCACTCTGCATTATTGCTGTCCTGTGCGTCCATTCCACGTCATTTGCAACATTGAACATGAAGGAATCGGGCTATTTTTTCGCTTACAACTTCGTCAATATCTTCATGAAATACGGAACGCCCTCGTTTATTTTTCTGAGCAGCTTCGTTCTGTTCTACAATTATTACGAGCGTCCGATGACCAAGGAGCTGGTGGGCGGCTTCTATCGCAAGCGGCTCAAATATATTCTGGTGCCGTATTTCATGTTCTCCGTCATGTATTACATTATCTCGTATATTCTGAATAACCGTGACTTGGGCGTCATCGAGACGCTGCAGCATTTCGGCATTCAACTGCTGACGGGCAAGGCCTGGACGCATCTCTATTTCGTATTCATCAACAGCCAATTCTATCTGTTCTTCCCGATTGCACTGCTGCTGCTCAAGAGCAGCAGGACGCTGCTGAAGTGGAGTGTGCCGATCGGGCTGGCGATTCAGTGGGGCTTCGTATTCATGAACAAGTTCTACTGGCAAGTAAAGTATCCGGGAAGCTGGATGTTCTCGTACATGTCGTACTTTATGCTTGGCGCATTCCTGGGCAGCTTCTTCCCGCAGATTAAGGAATGGATCATCGCCAGTCGCGAGAATGCGACCGTCCCGCGCGTCATCTTCTGGGTGGTGCTATGGGCAGCCTGGCTGACAGCGGCGCTGAGTCATGTTAACATCTATTACCAATCCCGGCTTTATGGGACAAGTTATAATACGACACTGTATGAATTTCTCTGGAATGCCCATACGTATCTTGGCACCGTCGTATTGCTGCAGATTGCCTTCTTCGTCTACCGGCATTGCTCGCCGGTGCTGGTGAAGTGGATCAGTCAGCTCGGCGCGCTGTCATTTGGCATCTATCTGATTCACCCGTTTTTTAATTTGATCTATCGCAATTTTCCACCGACAACGGGCAACTCGATGCTGATTCATCTCTGGTATGTAGGCGGCTTTTTCTTTGCGCTGATTCCGTCCTGGATCGTCGTCAGCCTGGTCATCAGGTATGTGCCGTTCTCCTGGATGATCTTCGGCAACTCTCCGGCACGCAAGCCGAAGGCGCAGACGGGTTAA